Within Amedibacterium intestinale, the genomic segment AGTATATAGCTGATGTAAGCACGTAGGAAGATGACAATTAAAATAGATATGAAGTTTAGTGATATTTATTGAGAATAAGATTTCTATAGCTTTAGAAGCATTGCGACCAATACTAAATAAATCTATAGCAAAATTACATATAGATAGATATTTGTTTCAAGAAACCTTCTTGTCAAAGAAATCTTAGCATGAAGATTTTTTTATGAAAGAAAAGAATAACGATACAATATGTTAAAGATATTCTCCAATCATGAATAGATTGCATGATCAATTGCATCATTCTTATATATTATTATGGTTAGAATAATGACGAAGATAAGCGCTTAAATAATTAAATAAGAAATTGTTTCTATATTTTTTTTATAAGTATAAAACACAATTGCTTGATAAAAATATTAAAAAAAGATAAGCTATGACAACAATTCCTGGAGTGTCATTTTAATGTTTTTATTCAATGAAATGAAATAAAGATTGTTAAAATGACCTATAAATATGGGATAATATGTAAATCCTAATAATATATAGAGAAATCAAAAATAAAATAAAAAAGTTAAAAAAAGCCTTGTAATTACAATTTTATTGTGTTAGTATATTGACATGACCGCAAGGACATGCGAGGTTGCTGACCCACTGAAAAACGTTGTCATGAACGGCGTGGTCAGGGAATTCGCATCGAGCGAGTCTATCAAGATATAGACGAAAGGAGAATTATTCATGGCAAAAAATAGCGTAAGAATTCGCTTAAAAGCCTATGAACACAGAATCTTAGATGCATCTGCAGAAAAGATCGTTCAGGCAGCACAAGCTCACGGTGCTAAAAAAATTGTTGGACCTGTACCACTTCCAACTGAAAAGCAAGTCGTTACAGTCTTGCGTGCGGTACACAAATATAAAGACTCTCGCGAACAGTTCGAGATCAGAACTCACAAACGTTTAATTGAGATTGTCGGACCTACAGCAGAAACTATCGACTCATTAAGTCGTCTAGAACTGCCAAGTGGTGTGGACATCGAAATTAAACTGTAATGGAGGTGACATCATGAAGGGTATTCTAGGACGTAAACTTGGGATGACACAGGTATTCACGGAAGATGGTGTACTGATTCCGGTTACTGTTGTTGAAGCTACACCAAATGTAGTTTTACAGAAAAAGACAGTGGAAAACGATGGATACGAAGCTGTACAGTTAGGATTTGAAGATGTAAAAGAAAAACGTAGCACAAAACCTGAAATTGGTCACGCTGCGAAAGCAAATACTGCTCCAAAACGTTTTGTTGAAGAAGTTCGTGACTGCGAACTAGAAGTTAACGTTGGAGATGAAGTTAAAGTTGATATCTTCGCTGCTGGAGAAACAGTTGATGTTATCGGAACAAGCAAAGGTAAAGGATTCATGGGTACAATCGTTCGTAACAATGCGAAAATCGGACCTAAGAGTCACGGTTCTGGACATCACAGACACATCGGTTCTTTGGCAACTAACGGTATTACATCTCGTCAGGGGAAAATCCTGAAAGGGACAGTAATGGCTGGTCAGGAAGGATGCTATAGAACAACAAACCAAAACCTGACAGTTATTAAAGTAGATGTTGAAAACAACTATCTATTAATCAAAGGAAACGTGCCTGGTCCTAAACGTGGAATGGTAATGGTACGTACTGCTAAATGTTCTAAAGGTAATTCAGAACCTGTAACATTAGTAGATTACACGAAAGAGGAGGAATAAAAGATGCCTAAGATGGTCGTATTAAACCAAGCTGGTAAAGAGTTGCACGAAATCACTCTTGCTGATGCAGTATTTGGCATCGAGCCAAATCAGCAATGTATCTTCGATGCTATCGTAATGCAGCGTGCTAGCATGCGTCAGGGAACACACGATACTAAAAACCGTACTGAAGTACGTGGTGGTGGACGTAAACCTTGGCGTCAGAAAGGAACTGGACGTGCTCGTCAGGGTTCTATCCGCGCTACACAGTGGAGAGGTGGAGGAACTGTATTTGGACCTACTCCAAGAAGCTATGCATATAAGCTGAACAAAAAAGTTCGTCGTCTAGCTTTAAAATCAGTTTTATCTGAAAAAGTACTAGAAAACGCAATGAGCGTTGTAGATAAATTTGAATTGGAAGCACCTAAAACAAAAGCTTTCAACGAAATTATCGCAAATCTGGAAGCACCTAAGAAAACTTTATTCGTAGTTTCTGAAGGTGAAGATTTTGAAAATGCATTCTTAAGCATGCGTAACATCCCAACAATGATGATGTTAACTGCTGATGGATTGAATGTTTACGATATCGTAAATGCTAACAAAATCGTCTTTACAGAAGCTGCTGTTAAAGATGTTGAGGAGGCACTTGCATAATGAACAATTATAAAGATATTATTATCCGTCCTATCATCACTGAAAAAACAATGAGATACATGGACGAAGACAACAAAGTAACTTTTGAAGTTAAAAAAGGAGCAAACAAAACATTGATCAAACAGGCTGTTGAAAGCATCTTCGGTGTTGATGTTGTTTCTGTAAATGTTGTAAACGTAAAACCTAAAACAAAAAGAATGGGTAAATACGTTGGTAAAACAAAAGCTGTTCGTAAAGCTTATGTAAAAATTGCTGAAGGACAGGATATCAATTTATTCGGTGAAGAAGCTGAATAATCATCAGGAAGAAGACACGCTATTTCCTGAATAAATATTGCGTAAGGAGGACATTAGAAAATGCCAATCAAAAAGTATAAACCGACCACTCCAGGTCGTCGTGGTATGACTAGCTTGTCTCGTGAAGAGATTACAGCTAACAAACCAGAAAAATCACTTTTGGCACCTTTAAATAGTAAAGGTGGAAGAAACAACAATGGACGTATCACAACACGTCATCAGGGTGGAGGGCACAAACGTGCTTATCGTATCATCGACTTCAAACGTAATAAAGATGGAATCCCTGCTCGTGTAGCAACAATTGAGTACGATCCAAACCGTTCTGCAAATATCGCTTTATTGAATTATGCAGATGGTGAAAAACGTTACATCATTGCTCCAAAAGGATTAACAGTTGGTACAACTGTTATATCTGGAAAGGGTGCAGATATTAAAGTTGGTAATGCGTTGGAATTGAAAGATATCCCAGAAGGTACTTTCATTCACAATATTGAATTAAAACCTGGAAAAGGTGGACAGATGGCTCGTTCAGCTGGTACATCTGCTCAGATTTTAGGTATTGAAGAAAAATATACAACAATCCGTTTAGCATCTGGAGAAGTTCGTAAAGTATTGTCTAACTGCCGTGCTACAATTGGTCAGGTTGGTAATGAAGATCACAGTCTAGTTAACTATGGTAAAGCTGGACGTAACCGTTGGAGAGGTATCCGCCCAACTGTTCGTGGTTCTGTTATGAACCCTAATGATCACCCTCATGGTGGTGGGGAAGGACGTACGCCAATCGGACGTAAATCTCCAATGACTCCTTGGGGTAAAAAAGCTATGGGTGTTAAAACTCGTAAAGCAAAACAGCCGTCTACGAAGTTAATTGTTCGTCGTCGTAATGGCAAATAGGCAAAGGAGGAAATGAAAAATGAGTCGTAGTTTGAAAAAAGGCCCATTCTGTGATGACCACTTAATGAAAAAAGTGGAAGAACTGAATGCTGCTGGTAAAAAACAAGTTATTAAAACCTGGTCACGTCGTTCAACGATTTTCCCTCAGTTTGTGGAACATACATTTGCCGTTTACAACGGAAAAGAACACCTGCCTGTATATGTTACAGAAGATATGGTAGGACACAAGCTTGGTGAATTTGTCCCAACTCGTAAATATACTGGACACGATGACGACAAAAAAGCTAAGAGATAAGGAGGAAACGTTACATGGAAGTTAAAGCAACAGCAAAAACATTACGTATCCCACCTAGAAAAGCTCGTATCGTTATCGATCTAATTCGTGGGAAAGACGTTGCGGAAGCAGCTGCTATTTTGAAATTTACACCAAATGCTGCAGCTGATGCAATCGCAAAAGTATTGAAATCTGCAGTAGCTAATGCAGTAAATAACAATGAAATGAATGAAGAAAAATTGTATGTTAAGGCATGCTATGCTAATGAAGGTATTACTTTAAAACGCTTCATGCCTCGTGCAAAAGGATCTGCAAGTGCAATCCACAAACGCACCAGCCACATTACTATCGTGGTTGACGAGCGTGATTAAGGAGGTAGCTCATGGGACAGAAAGTTAGTCCAATCGGATTACGTGTCGGTGTTATCCGTGACTGGGAATCTAGATGGTATGCTGACAAAGATTATGCCGATTTATTATTGGAAGATGTTAAAATTCGTGAATTCTTATTCGCTGAATTAAAAGCAGCGTCCGTTTCAAGAATTGAAATCGAACGTTCTAAAAACCGTGTTGAAATCATGATCCGTACAGCTCGTCCTGGTGTGATCATTGGAACAAATGGTGAAAATATTGAAAACCTGAAAAAGAAATTAGAAAAATTAACAGGTGGAAAAAACATTTTCTTAAAAGTTTTAGAAATCGCAAACCCAGATTTGGATGCTAAATTGGTAGCTCGTAGTATTGCTGATCAGTTGGAACAGCGTGCAAGCTTCCGTACAGCACAGAAAAAAGCAATTCAGAGAACAATGCGTGCTGGAGCTAAAGGAATCAAAACAGCTGTTTCTGGACGTTTAGGTGGAGCTGATATGGCTCGTACAGAAGGATACAGTGAAGGTGTTGTTCCTTTGCATACTTTACGTGCTGACATTGATTATGCTTGGGAAGAAGCACATACAACTTACGGTCGTCTAGGAGTTAAAGTTTGGATTTGCCGTGGTGAAGTATTGCCAGGACAGATGGTTCAGGAACCAGAAGCTCCAAAAAACAATATGAACGACAGACGTCGTAACCGTCGCGGAAACCGTGGTGGAAACAGAAATAACAGAAGAGACAACGCTGCAGCAAGTGCTCCAAAAGCTGAAGGAGGTAACTAATTATGTTAATGCCTAAGAGAACAAAATATAGAAGACCTCACCGTTTAAGCTACGAAGGACGTGCAAAAGCAGGTCGTGATGTATCTTTTGGTGAATATGGTCTAATGGCTGATACTGGTGCTTATATCAGCAACCGTCAGATTGAGGCCGCTCGTATTGCCATGACACGTTATATGAAACGTGGTGGTAAAGTTTGGATTCGTATCTTCCCTCACATGGCAAGAACGAAAAAACCATTAGAAGTACGTATGGGTTCTGGTAAAGGTGCTCCAGAAGGATGGGTAGCAGTAGTTAAACCAGGACGTGTTATGTTCGAAATCGCTGGAGTTTCTGAAGAAGTAGCACGCGAAGCATTCCGTTTAGCTTCTCACAAATTGCCAGTAAAAACAAAATTTGTTGTTAGAAAAGGAGAGGAGTAATTTATGACAGCGAAAGAGATCAGAGAAAAAAGCAATAGCGAAATCCTACAAGAGATCGAAACGCTTAAAGATGAACTTTTTAATCTTCGTTTCCAACAAGCAACTGGACAGTTGACAAACACTGCTCGTATGAAAACAGTGAAAAAGGATATTGCCCGTATGAAAACCGTATTGACTGAGCGTGAGCTTAGCAATCAGGATTAAGGAGGATCACTAAGCTATGGAAAGATCTAACCGTAAAGTATATCGTGGAACAGTTGTTTCCGATAAAATGGATAAAACTATTACTGTAGTAGTAGAAACTAAGAAAACACATCCATTATATGGAAAACGTGTAAATTATTCTAAAAAATTCAAAGCTCATGACGAAAATAACGAAGCTAGAATCGGAGATAGAGTAGAAATTATGGAAACTCGTCCATTATCTGCAACTAAACGCTTCCGCTTAGTGAAAATCGTTGAGAAAGCTGTACAGCTGTAGACGCTAGGAGGTAGACATTCATGATCCAGAATGAAAGTAGATTACGCGTCGCTGATAACACTGGTGCCAAAGAAGTTTTGGTTATCCGTTGTTTAGGTGGTAGCGTTCGTAAGTTTTCAAACATCGGGGATATCGTTGTCTGTGCTGTAAAACAGGCTGCTCCTGGTGGAACTGTTAAAAAAGGTGATGTTGTTAAAGGTGTAATCGTACGTACAAAACGTGGAGTACGCCGTGAAAACGGAACATACATCAAATTTGATGACAATGCAGTTGTTCTTATCAAGGATGACAAAACACCACGTGGAACTCGTATTTTTGGACCAGTGGCAAGAGAACTTCGTGACAAAGACTTTATGAAAATTGTGTCTTTGGCACCAGAAGTATTATAAGGAGGTGTCTTTGTGAAAATCAAAAAAGGTGATAAAGTTCAGGTTATTACAGGTGCTTACAAGGGCACTATCGCTGAAGTAATTAAAGTTTTCCCTAAAGAAAACAAAGTTATCGTTGAAGGAGTTAACATGGTGAAAAAACACCTAAAACCTACTCAGGCTAATCCTGATGGAGGAATTGTTGAAAAAGAAGCTCCTATTCATGTATCTAACGTAATGGCTTACGATGCAAAAGCTAAGAAAGCTAGCCGTATCGGATTCGAAATTAAAGAAGACAAAAAAGGCAATAAAACAAAAGTTCGCGTCTACAAAAAAACTGGCGCTGAAGTTAAGTAAGGAGGTTATAAAGGATGAACCGCCTAAATCAAAAATACAATGAGGTTGTAGTACCTAACTTGATGAAAAAATTTAACTATAAATCAGTTATGGAAGTACCTTACGTAGATAAAATTGTTATCAATATGGGTATTGGTGAAGCTATTTCTAACCCAAAAGTATTAGATGATGCAGTTGCTGAATTAGCACAGATTACTGGACAGGCTCCAGTAGTAACAAAAGCTAAAAAATCAATCGCAAACTTTAAAGTTCGTGAAGGAATGCCTATCGGATGTAAAGTTACTTTGCGTAAAGAAAAAATGTATGATTTCTTAGATAAATTAATGAACATCTCTTTACCACGTGTTCGTGACTTCCGTGGTGTTTCAGATACATCTTTTGATGGTCGTGGAAACTATACTTTGGGTATCAAAGAACAGCTGATTTTCCCAGAAATCAATTACGATAAAGTAAATAAAGTACGTGGTATGGATATCGTAGTTGTTACAACTGCAAAAACAAACGAAGAAGCTAAGGCATTACTAGAAGAATTAGGTATGCCTTTCAAGAAATAGGAGGACTTGAAATATGGCAAAGAAAGCAATGATTAATAAATCAAAACGTCCTCAAAAGTTCAAAGTGCGTGAGTACACACGTTGTGAACGTTGTGGCCGTCCTCACTCAGTTTTACGTAAATACAAACTATGCCGTATTTGCTTCCGTGAACTTGCTTATAAAGGGCAGATTCCGGGTGTAAAAAAGGCAAGCTGGTAAGATAGGAGGAATAAAGTCATGATGATAATGACAGATCCGATTGCAGATATGCTTACTAGAATTCGTAACGCAGTTCAGGCTCGTCACGATGTTGTAGAAGTTCCTGCAAACAAAGAAAAAATTGAAATTGCAAAAATTTTAAAAGAAGAAGGATTCATCACAGATTACAAAGTAGAGGGTGAAGTTAAGAAAACTATTACTATTACTTTGAAATATGGTCCAAATAATGAAAAAGTAATCAATGGATTGAGAAGAATTTCAAAACCAGGATTAAGAGCTTATGCTAAAGTTGATTCAATTCCTCGTGTATTGAATGGTCTTGGTATTGCTATTATCTCTACATCTCATGGATTAATGACAGATAAAGAAGCTAAAGCTAAACACGTTGGTGGCGAAGTTATCGCTTACGTGTGGTAGTATAAAGCTATAACGGAGGTAAGGAAATGTCACGTATCGGTAATAAAGCGATTACCATTCCTGCTGGTGTTGAAGTTACTATCGCTAGCGGGAATGAGGTGACTGTTAAAGGGCCTAAAGGAACTTTAACTCGTCAGTTCAATTCTGATTTAGGTATCAAAATTGAAGAAAATATTTTAACTGTTACTCGTCCTAATGAAGAGAAACATACAAAACAGTTGCACGGAACAACTCGTGCATTATTAGCTAACATGGTAGAAGGTGTAAGCGAAGGCTTCACTAAAGAACTTGAACTAGTTGGTATTGGGTTCCGTGCTGCAGTTAGTGGTAAAAAACTAACATTAAATGTTGGTTACTCTCACCCAGTTGAATTTGCTGTTGAAGAAGGAATCAGTGTTGAATGTCCATCAGCTACTGAAATTAAAGTATCTGGTATTGACAAACAGCGTGTTGGTGAATTCGCTGCAAATGTTCGTGCTGTAAGAAAACCAGAACCTTACAAAGGAAAAGGTATTCGCTATAAAGGTGAATATGTTCGTCGTAAGGAAGGTAAAACAGCAGGTAAGAAATAGTGGGAAAGGAGAAATTGAACAATGCTTAAGAAAGTATCTAGAAATGATGAGCGTTTACGCCGTCACGTACGTGTTCGTACCAAAATCAGTGGTACTCCTGAATGTCCCCGCCTGAACGTTTTCCGTTCAAACAGCCACATTCACGCGCAGATCATTGATGACGTTAATGGAAACACATTAGTTTCAGCTAGCTCAGTTGAATTGAAACTTGAAAATGGTGGAAATGTAGAAGCTGCTAAAACAGTTGGAACAGAAATTGCAAAACGCGCAATTGAAAAAAATATTACAAATGTAGTATTCGACCGTGGTGGATATGTTTACACAGGTCGTGTAAAAGCATTAGCTGATGCGGCTAGAGAAGCCGGACTGAAATTTTAGGAGGTTATGCGAATGGAACGTAAACCAAGAAGAGACCGCGAACGCGAAAAGGAATTCGAAGAACGCGTAGTTGCCATCAACCGTGTAACAAAAGTAGTTAAAGGTGGACGTCGTTTCCGTTTTGCTGCTTTAGTTGTTATCGGTGATAAAAAAGGACGTGTTGGATTCGGTACAGGAAAAGCTAACGAGGTTCCTGATGCTATTAAAAAAGCAATTGAAGATGCTAAGAAAAACGTATTTACAGTACCTGTTGTAGGAACTACTATTCCTCATGAAATTACTGGTACATACGGTGCAGGTCAGGTATTCCTTCGTCCTGCTTCAGAAGGTACTGGAGTTATCGCAGGTGGAGCAATTCGTGATGTATTAGAATTAGCTGGTATTAATGATATCCTTTCTAAATGTTTAGGAAGTCGTACTCCAATTAATATGGTACGTGCAACAATGACAGCTTTAAAAGAATTAAAAACAATCGAAGAAGTTGCTCAGCTCCGTGGTAAAAAACCAGAAGAAATTCGCGGTTAACAGGAGGAATTTGACATGAAATTACATGAAATGAAATATACAGAAGGTGCACGTAAAGCTTCTTATCGAGTTGGACGTGGACATGGTTCTGGTAATGGGAAAACTGCTGGTAAAGGACATAAAGGACAAAACGCAAGATCAGGTGGAGGCGTTCGACTTGGTTTTGAAGGTGGTCAGACTCCTTTAGCTAGACGTTTACCTAAACGTGGATTTACAAACTTTACACGTAAAGAATATGCAATCGTTAATGTTGCTTCTTTAAATCGTTTTGAAGATGGAACTGAAGTAACTCCAGAATTACTAATCGAATGTGGATTAGTAAAAAAAGAATTGGATGGTATTAAAGTATTGGGTGAAGGTGCAT encodes:
- the rpsJ gene encoding 30S ribosomal protein S10, with translation MAKNSVRIRLKAYEHRILDASAEKIVQAAQAHGAKKIVGPVPLPTEKQVVTVLRAVHKYKDSREQFEIRTHKRLIEIVGPTAETIDSLSRLELPSGVDIEIKL
- the rplC gene encoding 50S ribosomal protein L3, with the translated sequence MKGILGRKLGMTQVFTEDGVLIPVTVVEATPNVVLQKKTVENDGYEAVQLGFEDVKEKRSTKPEIGHAAKANTAPKRFVEEVRDCELEVNVGDEVKVDIFAAGETVDVIGTSKGKGFMGTIVRNNAKIGPKSHGSGHHRHIGSLATNGITSRQGKILKGTVMAGQEGCYRTTNQNLTVIKVDVENNYLLIKGNVPGPKRGMVMVRTAKCSKGNSEPVTLVDYTKEEE
- the rplD gene encoding 50S ribosomal protein L4 codes for the protein MPKMVVLNQAGKELHEITLADAVFGIEPNQQCIFDAIVMQRASMRQGTHDTKNRTEVRGGGRKPWRQKGTGRARQGSIRATQWRGGGTVFGPTPRSYAYKLNKKVRRLALKSVLSEKVLENAMSVVDKFELEAPKTKAFNEIIANLEAPKKTLFVVSEGEDFENAFLSMRNIPTMMMLTADGLNVYDIVNANKIVFTEAAVKDVEEALA
- the rplW gene encoding 50S ribosomal protein L23, with amino-acid sequence MNNYKDIIIRPIITEKTMRYMDEDNKVTFEVKKGANKTLIKQAVESIFGVDVVSVNVVNVKPKTKRMGKYVGKTKAVRKAYVKIAEGQDINLFGEEAE
- the rplB gene encoding 50S ribosomal protein L2, encoding MPIKKYKPTTPGRRGMTSLSREEITANKPEKSLLAPLNSKGGRNNNGRITTRHQGGGHKRAYRIIDFKRNKDGIPARVATIEYDPNRSANIALLNYADGEKRYIIAPKGLTVGTTVISGKGADIKVGNALELKDIPEGTFIHNIELKPGKGGQMARSAGTSAQILGIEEKYTTIRLASGEVRKVLSNCRATIGQVGNEDHSLVNYGKAGRNRWRGIRPTVRGSVMNPNDHPHGGGEGRTPIGRKSPMTPWGKKAMGVKTRKAKQPSTKLIVRRRNGK
- the rpsS gene encoding 30S ribosomal protein S19, whose translation is MSRSLKKGPFCDDHLMKKVEELNAAGKKQVIKTWSRRSTIFPQFVEHTFAVYNGKEHLPVYVTEDMVGHKLGEFVPTRKYTGHDDDKKAKR
- the rplV gene encoding 50S ribosomal protein L22 is translated as MEVKATAKTLRIPPRKARIVIDLIRGKDVAEAAAILKFTPNAAADAIAKVLKSAVANAVNNNEMNEEKLYVKACYANEGITLKRFMPRAKGSASAIHKRTSHITIVVDERD
- the rpsC gene encoding 30S ribosomal protein S3 — its product is MGQKVSPIGLRVGVIRDWESRWYADKDYADLLLEDVKIREFLFAELKAASVSRIEIERSKNRVEIMIRTARPGVIIGTNGENIENLKKKLEKLTGGKNIFLKVLEIANPDLDAKLVARSIADQLEQRASFRTAQKKAIQRTMRAGAKGIKTAVSGRLGGADMARTEGYSEGVVPLHTLRADIDYAWEEAHTTYGRLGVKVWICRGEVLPGQMVQEPEAPKNNMNDRRRNRRGNRGGNRNNRRDNAAASAPKAEGGN
- the rplP gene encoding 50S ribosomal protein L16 yields the protein MLMPKRTKYRRPHRLSYEGRAKAGRDVSFGEYGLMADTGAYISNRQIEAARIAMTRYMKRGGKVWIRIFPHMARTKKPLEVRMGSGKGAPEGWVAVVKPGRVMFEIAGVSEEVAREAFRLASHKLPVKTKFVVRKGEE
- the rpmC gene encoding 50S ribosomal protein L29, whose protein sequence is MTAKEIREKSNSEILQEIETLKDELFNLRFQQATGQLTNTARMKTVKKDIARMKTVLTERELSNQD
- the rpsQ gene encoding 30S ribosomal protein S17, with product MERSNRKVYRGTVVSDKMDKTITVVVETKKTHPLYGKRVNYSKKFKAHDENNEARIGDRVEIMETRPLSATKRFRLVKIVEKAVQL
- the rplN gene encoding 50S ribosomal protein L14 yields the protein MIQNESRLRVADNTGAKEVLVIRCLGGSVRKFSNIGDIVVCAVKQAAPGGTVKKGDVVKGVIVRTKRGVRRENGTYIKFDDNAVVLIKDDKTPRGTRIFGPVARELRDKDFMKIVSLAPEVL
- the rplX gene encoding 50S ribosomal protein L24, whose protein sequence is MKIKKGDKVQVITGAYKGTIAEVIKVFPKENKVIVEGVNMVKKHLKPTQANPDGGIVEKEAPIHVSNVMAYDAKAKKASRIGFEIKEDKKGNKTKVRVYKKTGAEVK
- the rplE gene encoding 50S ribosomal protein L5, producing MNRLNQKYNEVVVPNLMKKFNYKSVMEVPYVDKIVINMGIGEAISNPKVLDDAVAELAQITGQAPVVTKAKKSIANFKVREGMPIGCKVTLRKEKMYDFLDKLMNISLPRVRDFRGVSDTSFDGRGNYTLGIKEQLIFPEINYDKVNKVRGMDIVVVTTAKTNEEAKALLEELGMPFKK
- a CDS encoding type Z 30S ribosomal protein S14, with the protein product MAKKAMINKSKRPQKFKVREYTRCERCGRPHSVLRKYKLCRICFRELAYKGQIPGVKKASW
- the rpsH gene encoding 30S ribosomal protein S8; translation: MIMTDPIADMLTRIRNAVQARHDVVEVPANKEKIEIAKILKEEGFITDYKVEGEVKKTITITLKYGPNNEKVINGLRRISKPGLRAYAKVDSIPRVLNGLGIAIISTSHGLMTDKEAKAKHVGGEVIAYVW
- the rplF gene encoding 50S ribosomal protein L6, with product MSRIGNKAITIPAGVEVTIASGNEVTVKGPKGTLTRQFNSDLGIKIEENILTVTRPNEEKHTKQLHGTTRALLANMVEGVSEGFTKELELVGIGFRAAVSGKKLTLNVGYSHPVEFAVEEGISVECPSATEIKVSGIDKQRVGEFAANVRAVRKPEPYKGKGIRYKGEYVRRKEGKTAGKK
- the rplR gene encoding 50S ribosomal protein L18 — protein: MLKKVSRNDERLRRHVRVRTKISGTPECPRLNVFRSNSHIHAQIIDDVNGNTLVSASSVELKLENGGNVEAAKTVGTEIAKRAIEKNITNVVFDRGGYVYTGRVKALADAAREAGLKF
- the rpsE gene encoding 30S ribosomal protein S5, encoding MERKPRRDREREKEFEERVVAINRVTKVVKGGRRFRFAALVVIGDKKGRVGFGTGKANEVPDAIKKAIEDAKKNVFTVPVVGTTIPHEITGTYGAGQVFLRPASEGTGVIAGGAIRDVLELAGINDILSKCLGSRTPINMVRATMTALKELKTIEEVAQLRGKKPEEIRG
- the rplO gene encoding 50S ribosomal protein L15 gives rise to the protein MKLHEMKYTEGARKASYRVGRGHGSGNGKTAGKGHKGQNARSGGGVRLGFEGGQTPLARRLPKRGFTNFTRKEYAIVNVASLNRFEDGTEVTPELLIECGLVKKELDGIKVLGEGALEKKLTVKANKFSKSALATIEQAGGKAEVI